Part of the Sciurus carolinensis chromosome 7, mSciCar1.2, whole genome shotgun sequence genome, CTCATTGGACTCctgtgaaaatcaaatgaaaaaaaaaagaaggcgcTCATTGGAATAGTGACCCATGATCAAATTGTGTGATATATGCTATGGAGACAGAGGTGAAATAGAGGTACTCTGCAAAGGCACACAGGAGCtattattgagtgcttactgtatGCAGCTTTCCACCTGTTATCTCACTTTATCTACACAATTTCACTACCAGGTTGGTACTATTGTACTATTCTATTAAACCCATTTTATaaaggaggaaatggagactcagagaggcCAAGTATCTCACCCAAGGATGCTCAGCTCTTCAGCGACAGGGCTTAGGGCTTCGGCTCCACACTTACTCATGCCTGAGACGGCTGTTTCCCCACAGTGCTACCACACCTTTGAGCACACTTAGTTATGTCCATAGCCAAGTCCATAGCCAAGTAAATTATGTCCACTTAGTTATGTCCATAGCCAAGTCTGTGTCTTGCTGTCTCCTTTCCTGGTAGTTTGTCCTTTTTGTCTCCAAGGAAATTTCTGGGACCTTTGGgccctgcctcagctttctcagTACTTAACCAAATCTCTCCCACGACAGTAATCTCACCAATACTATCTTTaagaaaaactttaagaaatCATGTCCCCTGTCAGTAAAAAGAAATTTAGGTTTACATCCCTAATATAGGcacatttctttataaatcatatatGTGTTTCTGGCAATCTTATATTAAGTATTAGCAAATCCTTGTTCTTACttttttatgagaaataaagaTAAACACAGGATCCAGTCCAATATTGTCCTCATTGATCACTGACAAATTACAAGTCTGCCCCTCGAACCCAAAGCTCCAGGGTGCTAGGTTTTCTAAGGCTACTGGGAGGTCTGAGCGAACATGGGCGTCCAGTCTCCCCTCGGTGGCTGGGGCCCAGCAGAAGGGAGGGTCTGGGTGGCGGGAGCACCTCCCACAGGGCTGCGCAGGTGGCGTGAGGTGGGATGAAGCTGATTAGCGGGTGGCAGGGGAGGTGCCCGCAGCCGCAGGCCCCCAGAGCAGCGCTGCTGGAGGCAAAGGCACCATGCCGCTGCAGGACGACACCCTCCGAGAGGTGTGGGCCTCAGACAGGTCGGAAGCCCCGAGAGCCCCACCTGAACCCCGGGGCCCAGGTGCAAGGGCGGGCGGGGCGGGCAAGGGGCGGGTGCCAGTCTGATTCCTTTGCTATCCTCAGCGGGCATGAGGAGGAGGACCTGAGCCCCCAGGTGCAGCGGCGCTCCAAGCAGGTATGTCACCCCCAGGAAGGGGGACAGAGGGATGCCCACGGCTGTCAACCAAGCAGgtcgggcggcgggcggcggggcaGGTCGCCCTCCGCAGCGTCGCGGGTCTCAAGGCTGGAGTTTTTGTGGCGGGAGAGAAAAGGGCTTTTAAGGGTCGGGGTGCCCGGGGGAGGGCAGGGGTCGTGGGCCCTGGAAGTGGCCGTGAGGCATGGGAGGTGAGCCCTCCTCACCCCAAGGGGCTGCGGCTCCCCTCGGGATAATCCGCGGTTATTTCTGGCGGCTCAAGGGATTAGAGGGCGATGGCAGCCCTGGAGCCCCCCTTCCTTCCTCGCCTCCTCTTGACCCCCACTGCACAGCGATCCGCCCCGGGACCCAAGTTAAGGAAGAAGAAGCCCGAGCCCCCCGAGTCCCCCGAGTCAGCCAAGCCGCGGAGACCTGCAGGTGGGCGGGGCCGAGCGGCGCGGGGGCGGGCGGGGGACCCGGGACCCGAGGTGAGCGGCGGCGGGGAGGGAAGCCGGCGCCTCGGTCCTGACCCCCACCCCGCCTCGGCCCAGCCGGGCGGAGGCGGAGGCCGCGGGAGGAGCCCGCCCCGGAGCCCACCGTCTACGCCAAGTTCCTCAGGGACCCCGAGGCCAAGAAGCGCGACCCCCGGGAAACCTTCCTGGTAGCCCGGACCCCAAAGGCCGAGGACGGTGAGAGGACTGGAGGGAAGGGCCGGtgagggaggggctgggctggAACTACCCCTAAAACAAGTGGAAACAGCCTCATTCTCCGGCCTTGACTTTGAGCCAGTGATGTGCTAAGCACCGACCTCAGGAGGTtgattctcttgttctttttcccattttccgTAGAGGTTAAGAATTTTGCCTTAAGGGACAGCTAGGAGCCAGAAGGTAGCCCCGATGGCACTGACTGGGGTTCAGAAATAGTGGGGACAGGACAAGGAGAAGAGGAGGGCCCAGTGAGAAGGAAGCGAAGAAGGGGACATGGGAAGACACAGGGAGGGcggaaggagaggaggggaagggagtcAGGAGGGGCTTGCAGAGAGGGTGTTTCCCAAAATAGTATCCTGAGGCCAAAACCCACCCTCCTGCGACCTATAGACGGGGATTTGGAGGTTCTTCTCATTCATCCAGGAAGGAACCAGCTCCCCTATTGTCCCTGGTGCCCACTCACCCCCCCAGATTAGGGGGCCCACCCAGCCCCCATTATAAAGAGGTTTTAtctacagaggaggaagaggaagaggaagaggaagaccaggaggaggaggaggaggaggaagagaagaagcaaaAAACCCCTCTGCCTGCTAAGACCCCCCTAAGAAGGCTTCTgcagacaggaaggaaaggagggccAAGGCCCAGGGCCCAAAGGGTGGGTACTGAGTCCTCAGGGCAGAGACAAGCAAAGGTGGCCCTGACCTGAGGGCTGGTGTCCCGGATAGGGAGACTCAAACCTCCGAGGGGACTAGCACCTTGACGGGAGGGTTTCCTCCAGGGGTTTCTTCCCCAGCGGTCCTTAAGGACATAGATCAATATGtgctccccacacacacacccttagcTGCCCCCCTGCCCAGGATACTCAGTGAGTCCAAGGTGGGCAGAggattttagttttctttgtgacttttgttttcttaagtcaAAGTGAATGAGTGCTTATTAAAGTATCAGTGTGATGGCAGTAAGaagaaatcaatgaataaatgctGTCATGGCTTCCTGGCCTGGGTGCCTTGGCCTACAGGTGCCTGGAGTCCACATGCGTGCAGGCATTTAGAACCTTGGGCCTCTGGGGAGAACCAGAGGACTAGGGTGCTGGCCTAAGCCAGTTTCCTGGAGGAGAAGGTGGGACAGTAGGAATCCGGGGCTCAGGTAGAAGGCCTGGTGTGTGCGTGTAGGTGCACACACACCTATCCATTTGGTAACTGCTGGTTAGGTTCCTAGTTTTTATGCTTTTttggactgggggtgggggacacaaGACAAACAGAAGGCTGCAGGCCCTGTCAGGCCTTCAGGAACTGGAGGAAGTATGAGGAAAGTTCTTCTGCCCCATTAGGCAACTTATTTTCCTAGCCCCCATCTTCCATTTCCAGGGGACCTTGGAAGCCCTGATGCCCCTCGGAAACCTCTTCGCATTAAGAAGGAAGCCGGGGAGGGGACCAGGAccagaaagacaaagaagaaaggtgAGCCTGGCCAAGGAGGTGCAGAGGATTCCAATGTGGTGGGGGTTGTGACCCCTGTGTGCTCAATGTGCAGGGTCTGCAGAGGCTGACAAGGACCCCTCAGAGAGTCCAACCAGAGTGAGGAAGAAGACCCCAGTAGCCATGTTTCTAGTTGGGGGAGATGGCCCAGCTGAGAAGGCTTTGAAGAAGAAAGGTGGGTAGCAGTGGCCTCTTGTGCCGTGACAGTCCAGAGGTGGGGAGCTGGGAATATTTACATCGTGTGGTACGGCGCAAGGGGAGGAGTGTGGGTTTGAGAGTCAGGAAAATTTAGGGGCCATCTCAATCCCTGATGTTGAGAGCTGTGTGGTCCCAGGCAGGTGTCTCAGACTTTCTGGGGCTCTGGTAATAACATGGGTGGACCTGCTTATTGTGGGGAGGGTCCAAGTGAGCCCTGGGTGTTGGAAGTCCTTGGACAACCAGGGTAAGGAGTTCACAATCATTTCCCCTCCGTGTCCAGGCCTGCCCAAAGGCccagaagaggggaaggaggaagaagaggaggagcccAAGAACAGCAACCAGAAGGGCAAAGCCAAAGGAAAAGGCAAGAAGGTTAGAGCCATAGAGGAAGGGCCAAGGTGCCTTCAGGGAGGGGTGGCAGTCCTGGACtcagggggcagggtgggggggcTTGGAGTGCAGGGCCTTGTGGGTTGGGGGTCTTGGGGTCACTTGGGGTTAGAATCTTATCCCCCACCTCGGGACAGGATACAAGGACAAAGGgcagcaggattttttttttaatatttttttagttgtcaatggatttttaaattttatttatttatatgtggtgccgaggatcgaacccagaacctcacacatgcaggcaagtgctctaccactgagccacaactccagcccagcaGCAGGTTTATAAGAACTGGGGAGGCATTTGTGGGGTCACGAGGCTAGGACTGGTCACCCAAAAGCCTTATGTCATCTGGTGTCCGAGGCCTCCCCTCTGCAGAGTAGCCAACACACAGAGATGTCTCCATAGCTTCCTCGTGAAGAGACACATTTTTCGGTACCAGGAAGGTGGGACACACAGGCAGAGGGACACATCTGTACGCACCTTCGGGCACATGGAGTGGCTGATGGTCACCTGGCTGTACCAGTTGTTAAAATATTTCCACATACTGCTCTGAGTTCCCTACCCAGGACCTCCCAGCATCTAATCAATTCAGCAACTAAAGGGTTAACGCCTGGTTATCCTGGGCCACAGGGATTGTCCTCCAGATTTACCAGGATTGGGCTTTCTCCATAGGCAGAATAGGTTGTTAGATATTTTGGATATTGTCCCTGCCCACAAACAGAACTCAGGTACCAATGCACTTCAACTGGAATAAGAGGAAAgggaggttttttaaaaaaaagtgatgaaagatGAAGATCTTTGAGAAACTGGTTCACACGCGTGGAGAGCACGCtgcatgggcaaggccctgctCTTAGCGTTGAGGGTTTATTAGTTTGTGCAGGAGTGGTCAGGTCTTGTGGGACTGATTCACATTCACCAAGATCTCCAGGTGCTGATGAATAAACTGAAAGGCCAATCAGTTATCtccccgggggggggggggggtaataTAATTGCAGCACAACCTTCAATACAGTAGGCCCCTGAAATTCACAGCTGTGGAAGTATTGAATAAGTTCTGCTTCCTCCATATCACATTCCAAACATAGTTTTGTGTTTCTCAGTTTCTTCTGGAGCAGGCTGAAGTGGAGACTAGAAGGTCCTTTGCCCTCTGGCTAAGGGCCCGCTGCCCCCAGCAGCTCCCTCTCACACAGTGCAAATCTGCCCTCAGTCGAAATGGCCCGCCACAGTACACCAGGGCTTCCAAGTGGGTCACACATAGCATTTAATCCTCAAGTGCACACACCATGCTGGTAGTCCATTTTCTCCCCGATGTTCCATAAAGTTGGGCTTAGAATCTTTGCTCCCCTTCCCATGAGGGATGGAACATGAGGACAAAGGGCACCAAGGCCTGTGAGAACAGAAGTGACCATTGTGGGGCCACCTGGTCACCCTACGACCTTATGTAACCAAATTGTTACTGGGAGTTTCTCAAAGAGCAAAGCGAGCATATTCCTGCACTCGTGTATCAGCTAGGTATTGCTATGTAACAAATTGCCCCCAAACTTAGTATCTTcaatacaacaaatatttattttcttacacaaTTTCTGGATGTTAGAAATCTGGGATGGGGTTAACAGGGCAGTTCTGGCACAGGGTCTCATATGAGCTTAAattcaaggtgtcagcaggggcTGTGGTCATCTGATAGCTGTCCTGGGAGTGGACAGTGTACTTCCACAGTGGTTCACTTCCATGGTGTGTTGGCTGGAGGCCTCTGTTCCTCTCTACCTAGAGCTCTCTCCAGAGCTGCCAGGGTGTTTTCATGACATGGCAGCCAACAAAGAGAGCCCAACAAAGAAAACCAGGCAGAAGCCTAAATATATGACCCAGCTTGCAAGTGACTCACCTTCACTTCTACCATATTCTTTTGGTCACAAAGACCAACACTGACACACTGTGGGAGGAGACCAGAGAAGAATGTAAATACTGAGGCAGGAATCACAGGAGCCATCTGTGGTGGGGACAATGTCCACTGAATATCTACTCTATGCTACTAATAACAGTAGCAGCTAACCCCTGGACAGTGTCACCTGCAAACCAAGGACACAGCGGTGCTTCCCCTCAGCCTCAGTTCACCCTTCAGATGCAGAGTCCTCTTGAGGGAAGATCTTTCTAAAGTCTCTGATGACTGGCCTtggtggtgcgcacctgtaatcccagctattcaggaggctgagggcaggaggattgcaagttcaaggccagcctcagcaatttagcaagaccctgcctcaaaaaataaaaaggactggggatgtagctcagtagtgaagcAACCCCCCCCCCTCCCGGGTTTCATCtccagtaacaaaacaaacaaacaaagaccaTGGACAGACAGGCTGTGGAGCAAAGCCCACACCACCTCCTGCTGGGTGCACCACCTGGTGAGGCTCTCAACTTCTCAGCTCCTGTTCTGTGCAGTGGGGACAGTGTCCCTGTGGATCAGTATGAGGATTCAAAGAGTTGATAGTCAAATGccgggggtgtgactcagtggtacagcgttTATGTAGCATGTGCAacgccccaggttcaatccccaggaccacaaatgaataaaaacccAATGATgcacaaaagaaaagataagaaaaaagttaatattgGAAGGTGCTTAGAACCTTAGAGTTTATATAGAATACtggcatatagtgtttataccaGTATTTGTTAAAGATGTAAATTAAGCAAAGGATGGGCGTCCCAGGCAGCCATTCTCCCGCTAGCACCAACTTCTCAGATTGAGTCATAATGGTTAAAGCAACAGATCCAGCCCGGCACCGTGTAGTCCCAGGAATCTGAGAGgctgaggattgcaagttcaaagccagtctcagccaaCTCAGTGaagcccctatctcaaaataaaattaaaataaaggaggGGGAGAGCCccgctggggatgtggttcagtggttaagcaaccctgggttcaatccccagtgcaaatatatatatatatatatatatattatatatatatatatatatatatatatatatatataatcaataaataaatatctaacagATCCTTTTGTGGTTCATGAGGCGATGACCTGGAATTTCACCCCACCGTGTGAGGTGGGTCCCCTCAAAACTGTTACGAGGTCGGTACTTAGACATTTGGTGTGAAAAAAAAAGGACGGACCGTTAGTGGTGGAACCAGGATTCGAACCCACACCGTCCAGCTCCAGGGGCTGGGCTCTAAGCCACGAGCTAAACCAAAAGCAGTAGAGCGCAGAGCCCCGGCGCCAACTCGCGCGGCGCGCGGGGCTGCAGCGCGACCCTTCTCCCTCACACAGAAAGCGGTGAGTGGTCCCGCCGCGCGTGCCCCAGCCCCGCGACCCGCTGAGCCGGCGCCGGCGCCCTGGGGCTGAACCACCCTCTGCCCACCCAGAAGGAGGAGCGCGCCCCGTCCCCGCCTGTGCAGGTGGACGAGCCGCAGGTCTTCGTGGCTGCAGCCCGCGCCCCAGGGCCGCACCGTGCGCTGACCGGCTGACCCGGGACAAGAGGGGCATGGACAAGGGCATGTATCCTTCCTACTTCCTGCACCTGGAAGCCGACAAGAAGGTGCGCACCCAGGGGAGGTGCGGTCCGAGGGAGGGGCCTCGCCCGGCTCTGTCCTCACTTGGTCCTCTCGCCTGTCATCCTCCCTCCCAGGTGTTCCTCTTGGCTGCAGGAAACGGAAGCGGAGCAAGACCGCCAACTACCTCATCTCCAGCGGACCCTACCAACCTGTCCAGAGGAGGGGAGAATTTCATCGGGAAACTGAGGTGGGTTGGCTTGCTGGGGCTGGGACAGCCAGGTGGGAAGTGGGGGCCATAGCCAGTCATCTCTGTCCCCCTGTGGTCGGTAGAGGCACCGTGGTTCAGGGGGCTTGGGGTGGTCCCCAGACCCTCCTTTTCTAACAAGTCCCCAGGTGATGTCCACACCTCTGGCCCCTCACCCACAGCAGGGCACTGgctgcaggagggcagggaccATGCCTGTCCTGTTAGTGGTTGCATGTCCAGCCCCTGGCCTGCAGTAGCCACTCAACAAGCGTTTCTGGGTGAATGGAAGCCAAAACAGGTCCTGGGCGCTCATCCCACCCTGGCCCCAAGTGTGAAGGGGGTGGGCGGGAAGAGAGGcctctcctctttcatttattcatttaacagaaAACTTACATAAGGCCTAGGCTGCAAGCAGGCATGGTCTAAGCAACTTCCAAATGTTAACTCATTCATCCTCTTATCaccaaaatgaaggaaatatttatttatttgtttatttttcgggtcctggggattgaacccagggtcactttaccactaaagccacatccccagacctttaaaaattttttgacacAGGCTCTCCTccccctcagtctcctgagtggctggattACGGGTGGCTCCTCTGTACCCATCAAGGAAAATACGGTTGCTAAGCCcgttttacagatgggaaagtgAAGCTTGGAGAGGTTAAGTcatttgcctaaggtcacacagccagtaacAGAAGCTGGGATTTGAATACTGCTCTGTCTTCCTCAGATCCAACTTTTGAAAAGACCTCCCAGAGGgggaggcctggggcaggggacaAGAATTGCTCAGTTCTAAAACAAGCCACATTTGCTCTCCAAACTTCGAGGCTGTGAGGAAGGGTCTCAGGGCAGGATGTGAGGAAGGAACTCAGGACAGGAGGTGAAATGCCCTTGGCCTGGCCTCCAGTTCCACTCTGCCTGCAGGTCTAACCTCCTAGTGGAACCGCTTCACAGTCTTTGACAACGGGCAGAACCCACAGCGGGGAGGAAGCAGCACTGACCTGGGGAGGCCTTCGCCAGGAGCTGGCAGCGGTGATCTATGTGAGGACTCCTCCTGTCCCCATGCCAGGCTCCTACTCTTGCATGGGGCCAGCCTAACGGCACCTTTCTCTCAGGAAACCAACGTGTTGGGCTTCCGAGGTCCCCGGCGCATGACGGTCATCATTCCCGGCATGAATACAGAAACGAGAGGGTCCCCATCCGGCCCCGAAATGTGAGCCTGCATCCCCTGACCCCTGGCCCTAAAAGATCTTGTTCTCTATGTGACCCACTCTAAGGACACAGGGATGAGGGGAGCCAACACCCAATCCCCTGAGCACACTCATCAATCTCGCACAAATTTCCTCTGCAACCTCTGAAGTGAATCTAGGTTCTTTGTAATTGAATTCATTGAAAAGACCACAGTGAGTTTTCAAAGTTGTTATCAAATCATCCATTCATATTCACAGAGTTGACAGATTGTGAGTGGCATGTAGCATTCTAGGTACCTGGAAGGTATCAGTGGACCAAACAAAGAAGTGGCCTGGAAGTTGGGACTGTGGTAGAAGGAAGCAGCCAATAGACAGTAGTAACGGTGATAAATGAGTAGAATGATGGAGTTGTGATAGAAAGTGGAGAAAGGGAGGTATCCAACAGAAGGGAGATAGCAAGTATGTGTGTTGAGGTTTCAATATCAAATATAGTCACTAAGATGAGATCCGAGCAGTCTGGAAGGTGAGGAAGTGAGTCAGTGTCTGGGGGAAGGGCATCTAGAGAAGagagccagtgcaaaggccctgaggcacaGAGTACCTGCTTTGAGGAATGGCTAGCACAGCTGGAGTGACCTGAGGTCAGAGGTGAGGATGAGGGCAGATAGGGCCTACAGGGAGATAGGTGCCTAACTGGTTTTTGCTGAGAGAGGTGGGAAGCCATGGCAGGGTTTTGCGTGAAGCCGAAGCCATGACatggcatattttttaaaaaatattttttagttgtaggtggacacaataccttccttttatttttatgtggtactaaggattgaacccagggcctcacacatgctaggcaagtgctctgccactacttggcatattttaaaagcaaggttgttggtgtgtgtgtgtgtggttggatGGAGAACTGTCCTGGAGACCGTTAGGTCTGGGCTCTGCTCCCGAGTTCTACTCCTGAGCTCTACAGGTCGGGTGAGTCCAGGATTTCAGAGACAGGTGACTGGCATGTCCCATACTCACAGGATACTGATGTCACTTGACTCGTTTACAATGAAAAGTAATACCCCTGTCAGCTGATCACTCCACATCCTTTCCTGCTGGAAAGCCAGGCTGTAATCAGGCCGGGCTGAGCCGTGGGGCACCAGCCATGAAAGGCTGTCTTGAGGTTCTTAGCCGAGGGTCCCCCAGCAGCC contains:
- the Tulp1 gene encoding LOW QUALITY PROTEIN: tubby-related protein 1 (The sequence of the model RefSeq protein was modified relative to this genomic sequence to represent the inferred CDS: inserted 2 bases in 2 codons; deleted 4 bases in 4 codons; substituted 2 bases at 2 genomic stop codons), which gives rise to MPLQDDTLREVWASDSGHEEEDLSPQVQRRSKQRSAPGPKLRKKKPEPPESPESAKPRRPAAGRRRRPREEPAPEPTVYAKFLRDPEAKKRDPRETFLVARTPKAEDEEEEEEEEEDQEEEEEEEEKKQKTPLPAKTPLXKASADRKERRAKAQGPKGDLGSPDAPRKPLRIKKEAGEGTRTRKTKKKGSAEADKDPSESPTRVRKKTPVAMFLVGGDGPAEKALKKKGLPKGPEEGKEEEEEEPKNSNQKGKAKGKGKKKAKEERAPSPPVQVDEPQVFVLQPAPQGRTVRDRLTRDKRGMDKGMYPSYFLHLEADKKVRTQGRKRKRSKTANYLISADPTNLSRGGENFIGKLRXNALGLASSSTLPAGLTSXWNRFTVFDNGQNPQRGGSSLTWGGLRQELAAVIYETNVLGFRGPRRMTVIIPGMNXRNERVPIRPRNASDGLLIRWQNKTLESLIELHNKPPVWNEDSGSYTLNFQGRVTQASVKNFQIIHADDPDYIVLQFGRVAEDAFTLDYRYPLCALQAFAIALSSFDGKLACE